One Gammaproteobacteria bacterium DNA segment encodes these proteins:
- a CDS encoding DUF6134 family protein, which translates to MKSVTLVALVPSVLLWSSLATGAASASATDHRYVFDVSREGRPIGTHEVRIQKEGDTTRASIDTRLRVSFLGLTVYSLNYSAEELWSRDELQSLRLEVNHNGERLFLTGQRRDDAFQVTDADGERRLPLPLVPTNHWHPIILEQQRVLNTLTGKVNDITVQRVGEDALTLDSATVAATRYRFDGELRLHSWYDDDGRWLAMDFEARDGSIIEYRCRNCTGHDGSGHDG; encoded by the coding sequence ATGAAATCGGTCACCCTCGTCGCCCTGGTCCCCTCGGTCCTGCTCTGGTCATCCCTCGCGACAGGCGCCGCGAGTGCGTCCGCGACGGACCATCGCTATGTCTTCGACGTCTCGCGCGAGGGCCGTCCCATCGGCACCCATGAGGTGCGGATTCAGAAGGAGGGCGATACCACCCGGGCCTCCATAGATACCCGCCTGCGGGTGAGCTTCCTCGGACTCACGGTCTACAGTCTGAATTACTCGGCCGAGGAGCTGTGGAGCCGCGACGAGCTGCAATCCCTGCGGTTGGAGGTGAATCACAACGGCGAGCGACTGTTCCTCACAGGCCAGCGCCGGGACGACGCCTTCCAAGTCACCGACGCCGACGGCGAGCGCCGGCTGCCCCTGCCCCTGGTGCCCACCAATCATTGGCATCCCATTATCCTGGAGCAGCAGCGGGTACTGAACACCCTCACCGGCAAGGTCAACGACATTACCGTGCAGCGGGTGGGCGAAGACGCCCTGACTCTAGACTCGGCCACCGTGGCCGCCACCCGGTACCGCTTCGATGGCGAGCTGCGGCTCCACAGCTGGTACGACGACGACGGGCGCTGGCTGGCCATGGACTTCGAGGCCCGGGACGGCTCCATCATCGAATACCGTTGCCGCAACTGCACGGGCCACGATGGCTCCGGCCACGATGGCTGA